A section of the Acanthochromis polyacanthus isolate Apoly-LR-REF ecotype Palm Island chromosome 1, KAUST_Apoly_ChrSc, whole genome shotgun sequence genome encodes:
- the LOC110967860 gene encoding transcription factor Spi-C-like, producing the protein MWSCDDQGDTLADCTPAPVSQCSTIRTEMATTEGSTQTFKMTSLDSDINQHFQDAIDVIQQHSNNSYYDSDYTYYETLGTQQTSLQCQISCCLVTHQSDVSVPPYDWNDTAQASWPQVMPDVSLSHSVQNESPRFCSILPPQRNNKGRKKLRLYEYLHEALNDPSMGDSIQWTDSGSGTFHFVSKNKEKLAECWGQRKGNRKTMTYQKMARALRNYSRTGEIMKVRRKLTYQFNPDILHRLGSAQVSVHLPCHPPQDEVQQQNPAEQNYSTATDWHSWYGHYQLPEDYDLASSFTSHTSAKL; encoded by the exons ATGTGGAGCTGTGATGATCAAGGAGACACTTTGGCAG ACTGTACACCTGCACCAGTGTCGCAGTGCTCAACTATTAGGACAGAAATGGCCACGACTGAGGGAAGCACTCAGACGTTCAAGATG ACATCCCTGGACAGCGACATCAACCAGCACTTTCAGGATGCAATCGATGTGATTCAACAGCATTCAAACAATTCGTACTATGATTCAG ATTACACATATTATGAGACTCTGGGTACTCAGCAGACGTCTCTGCAGTGCCAGATCTCCTGCTGTCTCGTTACGCACCAGTCAGATGTCTCAGTTCCTCCTTATGACTGGAATGATACAGCT CAGGCATCTTGGCCTCAGGTCATGCCTGATGTCTCCTTGAGTCACTCTGTGCAGAATGAATCACCACGTTTCTGCTCCATTTTACCACCACAGAGGAACAACAAAG GTCGCAAGAAGCTCAGACTGTATGAATACCTCCATGAAGCCCTGAATGACCCCAGCATGGGTGACTCAATCCAGTGGACGGACAGCGGCAGCGGCACCTTCCACTTTGTCTCCAAGAAcaaggagaagctggctgagtGCTGGGGCCAGCGCAAGGGCAACCGCAAGACCATGACCTATCAGAAGATGGCAAGAGCTCTGAGAAACTACAGCCGCACAGGTGAGATCATGAAGGTTCGCCGCAAACTCACCTACCAGTTCAACCCAGACATCCTGCACAGGCTTGGCTCTGCACAGGTGTCGGTCCACCTGCCCTGCCACCCTCCACAGGACGAGGTTCAGCAGCAGAACCCGGCCGAGCAGAACTACTCCACAGCAACAGACTGGCACAGCTGGTACGGACACTACCAGCTACCTGAAGACTACGACCTGGCCTCCAGCTTCACCTCACACACCTCAGCCAAACTCTGA